The genomic window AATTTCCCATGCCACCACCCTTGTCCTTTACAATTGCCTCTTGGCATTATATCTTTCTGCCTGCCGGTATGCAAGCTTAATGAAAATGATTTCCAGTTTCAAATATACAATATAGAGCTATTCTTGTCAAGCTTTATTAAAGATACTTACATTAAATAAGTTTTCTTTTTTTAGCCAGGTAATAAATATTGCAACAAGGACAAATCTGGCTCCAAACAGAAACTATTTTTGCAAACCTTGACCGCGGGTATTTACGAGAGATTGCGCAAAGAGGGCAGGCTTTATGAATAGAAGAAAAGAATGCTAAACATTTATTAAAAAATCCCTTCATCGTCTTGTTCTCCTCTCTTGCGTTTACCTTAAATGAGAAATCTACTTAATTATCATATAGCCGGCAATCGCCAAAAGGCAAACACCGAAGATTTTGCGCAGAATAACTTCAGGAAAACCAATAGCTAACTTAGCCCCAAAATAGCCTCCTAACACAAAACCCAGGCATATTAATCCTGCTACCGGAATATTGGCGTACCCTTGTTTGTAATAAGCCCAAGCCGCAAGCAATCCTATAGGCGGTATCAACATCGCCAAAGTAGTTCCTTGTGCCGCGTGTTGAGAAAAACCAAAAATATAAATAAGGCATGGCACAACTATAATACCACCACCTATTCCGATTAATCCGCTTGCCATTCCTGCAACTACTCCAAGAATTACATATAGCACTTGTGTCATATTATGGCCTCCTATCTAAATCAAATTTATGTTGTTTGATTAGCAATATTAACCCTCCTATAGCCATAATCAAACATAAAATCTGCCCCATGGTTAAATACCCAACGACAAACCCCAATTGCTGATCGGGTTGGCGAAAAAACTCTAGGAAAAATCTTATTACACCATACCCAATAAGGTATAAAGAAAAAAGGCCGCCCGGAATCCGTATTTTCTTTCGCACGCTCCACAGAATAATAAAAAGTATTACTCCTTCAAACAATGTTTCATAAAGCTGGGATGGGTGCCGTAATTGATGTGTTAAATCTAAAGGGAAAAACATACCCCATGATACTGTGGTAACGCGGCCGTACAGTTCGCCGTTAATAAAATTACCTAATCTGCCAAAAGTATACCCTAGAGGGACAGCGGGAGCTAATAAATCCGCAAGTAACCAGAAATTAAGTTTATATTTACGACAAAAAACAACTGTTGCAATAATTATTGCTATGAGCGCGCCATGATAGCTCATCCCATAAAGGCCAGTATATTGGAAACCGTTATTAATATCAAACGGTAAAAATATCTCTAAAGGATGTTTAAGGTAATAAAATAAATCGTAAAACAAAACATAACCTAATCTACCGCCAATTAAAACCGCCAGGATCAACCATGTAAAATAATTGGATATAGCTTCTTTCTTGAGTCCTATATTTTCTGTTTTGAGCCTATACAGAACTAGCAAATATACGATAAGAAAAGCCAACAGATACATTAACCCGTAGTAATGCACCTGAATAATGCCTATTTTTAGGAAAATAGGATTAATATGCTCAGGAATATGGCTCCACCAACTAATCAATTCTTTCATTATTGGAAAATGGCATTCTAATGGCAATCGTGTTATATATATTTCGATTTAATGAATACTCCCCGGGCTAAAGCCCGGGGTTTCAAACCTTCTGCATAATCTGGTTATTTACTTTGCTCATCGATGTACTTTTTAATGACTTCCTCATCGACATGACCTACTGATTCAGCAAAATAGCCATCCGACCAGAAGCTATCGCCCCATAAGAACTCTTCCAACTCCGGAAACTCCTTGCGGATTACCCTGCTTGTTCCGCCTTTCAATATCTGGACTGCGTCAGCGATACTATCGCTTGCCTGCAACTGTATCAGCAGATGCACATGGTCGTTTTGAATATTTAACTTACCTATCCACCAACGGTTTATCTTACAGGCAGCATAGAGTAACTTTTTCAAACGATAGGCTATTTTGCCCCGTAATACCCTTTTTCGATACTTAGGCACCCATACCAAATGGTATTGCAGTTTGTGCCTTGTATGCGCGCCTCTCCAATATCTGGCCATAACCAGATTATGCCATATTGCCCTTCGCGAAGCCAGAAAATTTCTGGCTTCGCTCGCA from bacterium includes these protein-coding regions:
- the tnpA gene encoding IS200/IS605 family transposase, giving the protein MARYWRGAHTRHKLQYHLVWVPKYRKRVLRGKIAYRLKKLLYAACKINRWWIGKLNIQNDHVHLLIQLQASDSIADAVQILKGGTSRVIRKEFPELEEFLWGDSFWSDGYFAESVGHVDEEVIKKYIDEQSK
- the lgt gene encoding prolipoprotein diacylglyceryl transferase, giving the protein MKELISWWSHIPEHINPIFLKIGIIQVHYYGLMYLLAFLIVYLLVLYRLKTENIGLKKEAISNYFTWLILAVLIGGRLGYVLFYDLFYYLKHPLEIFLPFDINNGFQYTGLYGMSYHGALIAIIIATVVFCRKYKLNFWLLADLLAPAVPLGYTFGRLGNFINGELYGRVTTVSWGMFFPLDLTHQLRHPSQLYETLFEGVILFIILWSVRKKIRIPGGLFSLYLIGYGVIRFFLEFFRQPDQQLGFVVGYLTMGQILCLIMAIGGLILLIKQHKFDLDRRP
- a CDS encoding sulfite exporter TauE/SafE family protein, producing the protein MTQVLYVILGVVAGMASGLIGIGGGIIVVPCLIYIFGFSQHAAQGTTLAMLIPPIGLLAAWAYYKQGYANIPVAGLICLGFVLGGYFGAKLAIGFPEVILRKIFGVCLLAIAGYMIIK